The Streptomyces sp. NBC_01707 genome includes the window CTGGCTGAAGCTCCTCTCGGAGCGTTCCGGCCCGGCGGCGCGCGGTGCTCACAGGGGCACAGTCGTTGGACGGCGGATCTTGCCGTCAAGGACCTTGATATGGCACCGGCCGCCCCGGGATCCTGCCGGAAGACACTCGAGCCCCGGTCGTCCGGCGGTCCCGGTCATGCCGTCGGCCCCGCTGCCGCCTCGCACCGTGACGAGTAGTCTGTAAAGGGCTCATGCAGCGCTCCCATTAGCGACGCGGCATCGACACCGGCCTAGAGAAGACCACCACGCTTCACCTGGACACGGCGGGGGCGGTCGCAGTCCTAGCTCTATGTCCATCGTGCTGCGGCAGAAAGGGTGCACCTCGCTGGATGGAAACACTGGGATGGAGTTATCCCGTCCGAGTGTCGACGACTGCCTCAGACGGCAGATTACGAGGCACGCCATGTTCACCTACCTGTTTGAGGCACGTCCAGCGTCAGGCCGGGACGATGTCTACCGTAGCCAAGTCATGGCTTTGCAGGCGGCGCTCGGAGAGTGCGGCGACCTGATTGAACAATGCGAGTACCGCAGCGCTACTCGGGAGGGGTGGCTGCTGTGGATGTCGTCCTGGGCGAATTCTGGATGCTCAGCGCTGCAGTGTGCTAAACAAGTCAGCCGCAGCGCACTGCAGTCGTATAAGGAATCGGGCCTTCTCGAGTTCTGCTCCAGAGCAGGCTGTGAGTTCACGGGCACGGACTATGCCGCGTCGTCTGCTTCCGGCCGCGGCGATGGCAGTCAGCCCGTCGATAGAGCGACGGCAGTGACCGTCCTGAGTGCGCCGCGGGGAGAGCTGCCCGATCTCTGCGTCGGGCCGCGGCAGCGTGCCGAGAGGCTCGGCCTTGACGTATCAGCGCAGGGCTTGGTGATGTGGGACCTCTTTGAAGGGTTGGACGCCCAGGGTGAGACGCTCGTCCTTCTTTCCTGGAGTGACCTAGAGGCAGCCAGGGAGTTCGAGTGCCACCACAACCTGCCAAGCAGGGTACGGATACGTCACATTGACGTATCCAGCGATCGGTCTGGCGAGATTCAAGACTCGCCGCCTCTTGCGCCGTTCAGTGCACAAAAGCACTGGAAAGCACTGGAAATACTTGCAGAATCTGGTGCGACGCTGAGTGTCGATTTGGATTTGGTAGGAACAGCGCAAGCTTTGACTGACCTTCTGGTGCCTCACCTAGCTGTTGCCGCCACAGTCGATATTGCAGACACATCGGTCGGCGAAAGCGCCATAATCGCGTCATCGCCGCACAGATTGATGCGCATGGGTGCGACAAAGGCACCAACACTTGCCATCCCGGCTCGCGATGCCCGATTCGACGTGCCGCAATGCTTCCCCATTCCTGATGCTCACGCCTTGCTTTCCAGTGGCCCACGTGTGTTCAAAGTCAAAGATGCTGGCTTCAGTAACGCAGTTCAAGAAGACCGCCAGGGTTATCGGTATGTGCAAACCTTGGGCTTGGAGTCGGTGGGTCTTATCCCTTTGAGGGTGTGCGCAGGTGAAACTCTGGGGCTGCTAAGTCTGTACCGTCAGGATGGCCAGTTCGGGTGGGAAGACCTTAATTTGCTGGAAGAACTCGCGCGGCGTGCCTGTATAGCGATGAACAATTGTCGTGCGTACCTTCGCGAACGGGACGCCGCTACCTCTCTACGCATCGCAACGCGCCAGAGGGGCATTCCTGCAACACCCGCGCTGAACGTGCGCCATGGCTTCAGCGACGCAAACGATGCTGAAAGGTACTGGTTCGACGTCATCGCTCTTCCCGGTGCGCGAACCGCCTTGGCCGTTGGAAATTCTCTGTTGCAAGGGCCTTCGGTAGCGGCAGCAATAATGCGACTCCGTTCGGCGATCCAAGCTCTGTCCCATCTCGACCTGGCGCCACAGGAGTTGATGACAAGAGTCAACGACCTCACTGTCGATCTCGAACCAAGCCTTGCATCATCCGTGCGCGATTCCCAAAGCGCTGAGAACGGAACATGTTTGTATCTCGTCTACGACCCTATAAAAAGGCAAGTCACCTTCGCTCATGCCGGTGAGATCCAGCTCTTCGCTACTCTGTCAACAGGGGAGACTCAGATCCTGAGCGGTGGGAAGGCGCCGGCGCTCGGCCAACCGGGCCAAAAGTACTCGCAGGATAACGTCTCCGCTGAGCCAGGAACTTGTTTTGCACTGACTCCTCTTCCTCATGGTCTAAGCATCCTGAAGAAGGCCCTTGAGGAAGGGGCCTCGGATATTGATAACAAATTTCAGGATGCGGCGACGGCGTTGTACCCGACGCATCCCGAGGCCGCACCACTCGTCATCCTCCAGACGCATGCCATCGACTCGCAACACAGTGTGGCCTGGAACCTCCCTCAAGACATAGCAGCTGTTGCTTCTGCCAGGACGCTGGCTGAGCGGCAACTCAGCGTATGGGGACTGAAAGACGAAAATAAATTCATGGCAACGCTAGTCATTAGCGAGCTCGTTACCAACGCTATACGTTACGCATCTTCCCCTATTAGTCTCCGTCTGATTCGTCAAGATAAGCTGACATGCGAAGTGTCGGACGGCAGTAGCACCGCGCCATATATTCAGTACGCACTCCCAGACGAGGAGGGAGGGCGCGGCCTCTACATCGTTGCCGAGTGTTCCTCCCGGTGGGGCGTACGTCATGAATCCACAGGCAAAACAATCTGGGCCGAACAGAACCTGAATACAGCCTGACACTGGCCACGCTCGCATTCACTGAGACCGCGTTTGAGATCTGCTCTGTCTTGCGGCTGGGGTGCCGCCGAAGTGGCCGGTGTTGTTGAGGGGAGCTAGCCGACGGAGGCGACAGGTGCGGTGTACCGGTGAAGCAGTTCCTGATCAGCGAGGAAGGCAAACGGCGGCCTACGAAGCAGCCGTTGCAGAGTCAGCTAATGTCCGAGCATGGCAAAGAAGGACATACTCGGGAGAGCGCGAGACGACCCTGTGGCAGCTAAGTGGCAGGTCGTGCGAGACACGGACGCGAACCTCATCGACACAGCCTGGTAGAGGCGGCATACGTACACCCTGCCCTCCGGGCTCTGTTTCCGCTGGTCAGCCATGGATCGCTGCTTCAGCCGGTGCACCCGCTTCCCTTGTCGCAAGACCTGCCCTCGATCTTCCCCCACGGCTAACGGCACTTCCGTGTCCTTGGGCTGCATGAGCCGCGCCGTTCGGGGCGGGAGCAGATCGGTGGCCCTGTTACTGCCGATGAGGCCGTGGAACTCGTAGCCTCGCCGCGCCTCCCCCCGGACTGTGGTCCTGCCCTTGACCGCACGCCCGACGACCTCGAATCGCTCAGCCGAGTCGAATAGCTTGTCCGGCTGCGGCGCGTAGGAGCGCATGCGGGCACGGCTGCGTCGCCGGTCGGCCGCAGGTCAGACGGCAGACCATGACGCCGATCATCGCCCAGCGGATCACGGTCTCGGACAGGGCCGGAATGGTCTCGTAGTCCCGGGCGAGGCGGCGGTGGGCGGTGAGCCAAGAGAAGGCGCGCTCGATCGCCCACCGCTTGGGTTGGACCTGGAAGCCGCGCCGGCCCGGGTCTTTACGGACCATATCCAGCTCGCGGCCGAGGATCTGAGCGGGCCAATCGACCAGGCGGCCCGCGAACCCTGGTCCGCACAGATCTTCTTCACACCCGGGTGGTCGAGGCGGGTCCACAGCAGCGGACGCCTGGCGCCGTCGCGGTCCTGGATGTTCGCGGCGACGACGTGGACGGCCAGGAGCAGGCCGAGGGCATCGGTGACGATGAACAGCTTGCGGCCCTTGACCTTCTTGCCCGCATCGAAGCCTCTGGTAGCAGCCGGGGCGGAGCCGGCAGTGCGCACGGACTGAGAGTCGATCAGTCCGGCACTCGGTTCAGGGTTGCGTCCGTCGGCCTCGCGGACCCGATCACGCAGTGCGTCGTGGACGCGCTCGACGGTGCCGTCATCGTGCCACCAGGTTAAGTACCAGTAGACCGTGGGCCAGGGCGGGAAGCAGCCCACGGCTACGGCAGATCTCAAACGCGGTCTGAAGCCACTGGCTGCCACGACTCGTTCAGTCGTGGCGACGCTATGCGCTACTCCATGGGTGCAACCCCAACCCCGGCATCAAAGCCCGCGGCTTGGGCAACAGTCACCGCCTCGCTGGGGACCTCTCGGAGAGGTCAACTTTCCGCCAGCAGGGAAGTTCCACGATCCCGCATCACGAGACGACGGGCCGGTCATTTCTCGCCGTAGAGGGTGTGCGGGGGAGGGGCTGCCGAGTCTCGACTGTGCCCGGCGGTTGACGGCGTCACAATAGGTCGCACCTGTTCACCTTGACGGCCAAACAGACAGAGCGCTTCGGCAGGCTCTTGGCAGTTGTTGCCGAACCAGTGCGGCACCCGGGTGCCGAACTCGGCCGACTCGCCGACCCTCACCTGCAGATCCTTGTCTCCAAGCACGAGGCGCAGGCTGCCGGACAGGACGTACAACCACATGTGCCCTTCGTGGACCTGTGGGTCGGGATGGGCACGGCCCACCGGCACGACCAGCTTGAACGCCTGGATGGGGCCGATCTGGCGGGCGAGCGGCAGACGCACCATCCCGTTCCAGGGCTGCGGCTTCAGCTGATTGAAGGGACCTTCCTGCGGCACAGCCTGAACCACGTCGTCCAGACTGATCCGCAGCGCCTGAACTATCGGCAGCAGGAGCTCCAGCCCAGGACGCCGCTGGCCCGACTCCAACCGGGACAGAGTGCTCTTGGAAATACCGGTCGCCGCAGCGAGCGTCGTCAGAGTCACACCACGACGCATACGGTGCCGCCGCAGCTGAGGGCCTACTTCCGCTAGTGCCAG containing:
- a CDS encoding SpoIIE family protein phosphatase, whose amino-acid sequence is MFTYLFEARPASGRDDVYRSQVMALQAALGECGDLIEQCEYRSATREGWLLWMSSWANSGCSALQCAKQVSRSALQSYKESGLLEFCSRAGCEFTGTDYAASSASGRGDGSQPVDRATAVTVLSAPRGELPDLCVGPRQRAERLGLDVSAQGLVMWDLFEGLDAQGETLVLLSWSDLEAAREFECHHNLPSRVRIRHIDVSSDRSGEIQDSPPLAPFSAQKHWKALEILAESGATLSVDLDLVGTAQALTDLLVPHLAVAATVDIADTSVGESAIIASSPHRLMRMGATKAPTLAIPARDARFDVPQCFPIPDAHALLSSGPRVFKVKDAGFSNAVQEDRQGYRYVQTLGLESVGLIPLRVCAGETLGLLSLYRQDGQFGWEDLNLLEELARRACIAMNNCRAYLRERDAATSLRIATRQRGIPATPALNVRHGFSDANDAERYWFDVIALPGARTALAVGNSLLQGPSVAAAIMRLRSAIQALSHLDLAPQELMTRVNDLTVDLEPSLASSVRDSQSAENGTCLYLVYDPIKRQVTFAHAGEIQLFATLSTGETQILSGGKAPALGQPGQKYSQDNVSAEPGTCFALTPLPHGLSILKKALEEGASDIDNKFQDAATALYPTHPEAAPLVILQTHAIDSQHSVAWNLPQDIAAVASARTLAERQLSVWGLKDENKFMATLVISELVTNAIRYASSPISLRLIRQDKLTCEVSDGSSTAPYIQYALPDEEGGRGLYIVAECSSRWGVRHESTGKTIWAEQNLNTA
- a CDS encoding DUF6193 family natural product biosynthesis protein → MAGRARHGREPHRHSLVEAAYVHPALRALFPLVSHGSLLQPVHPLPLSQDLPSIFPHG
- a CDS encoding transposase encodes the protein MVRKDPGRRGFQVQPKRWAIERAFSWLTAHRRLARDYETIPALSETVIRWAMIGVMVCRLTCGRPATQPCPHALLRAAAGQAIRLG
- a CDS encoding XRE family transcriptional regulator, giving the protein MESHEAIALALAEVGPQLRRHRMRRGVTLTTLAAATGISKSTLSRLESGQRRPGLELLLPIVQALRISLDDVVQAVPQEGPFNQLKPQPWNGMVRLPLARQIGPIQAFKLVVPVGRAHPDPQVHEGHMWLYVLSGSLRLVLGDKDLQVRVGESAEFGTRVPHWFGNNCQEPAEALCLFGRQGEQVRPIVTPSTAGHSRDSAAPPPHTLYGEK